The Oryzias latipes chromosome 4, ASM223467v1 genome includes a window with the following:
- the podn gene encoding podocan, which yields MEFLKWCLLQALTLQLLVGLLAHCQTSVPPEEEDELLGETNIPTAPPQLELLECPSECSCAADGSVDCAGVDLTEFPPELSDRTRRLSLQNNKIQKVKVEHVSHLHQLETLNLQNNWLTTDGLEDEGFEMLEQLAYLYLANNKLTSAPKVLPPSLVSADFAANQLTRIYPYTFGHKPSLRSVYLHNNKLTDAGLPHDMFNASDKLEVLTMSSNFLQVVPTNLPPSLLRLHLKNNKLEKIPAGVFDNMPHLRELYLQNNLLGNDGMDNETFSRLGSLECLDLSNNNLTVVPKGLPRNLVLLHLDRNSIHSIPGDVLASVRNLEYLLLHHNKLRSRSIHPVAFQGLKKLHTLHMYNNLLERIPRGLPRRAKTLMLLHNSISEIGRNDLALLFTLTELNLSYNKLTTPKIHRDAFRKLRILETLDLSGNRLQIMPLGLPRSLRILSIKNNELTSIPHGAMAGMEKLQKLILSENHLKLNSVYQGAWMELSALTTLDLSDNQLTHIPADLPETLEYLYLQKNRISSIPASAFEGTPNIRGIFLRFNRLSAASFDEASFSYLTKLQVLDVGQGNPDLFAQRKETEGGALTKEDEET from the exons ATGGAATTCCTCAAGTGGTGCTTGCTGCAGGCACTAACTCTGCAGCTCCTGGTGGGGTTGTTAGCACATTGCCAGACTTCTGTCCCaccagaggaagaggatgagCTGTTAGGCGAGACAAACATCCCGACGGCTCCGCCACAACTCGAGCTGCTCGAGTGTCCGTCCGAGTGCAGCTGTGCTGCAGACGGGTCTGTGGACTGTGCCGGGGTGGATCTCACAGAATTCCCCCCAGAGCTGTCGGACCGAACGCGGCGCCTCTCTCTGCAG AACAACAAGATCCAAAAAGTGAAAGTGGAACATGTCTCCCACCTCCACCAGCTCGAGACCCTCAACCTGCAAAACAACTGGCTCACCACTGATG GCCTCGAAGATGAAGGCTTTGAGATGCTCGAACAGCTGGCTTATCTTTACCTGGCAAATAACAAG CTCACGTCAGCTCCAAAGGTCCTGCCACCTTCGTTAGTTAGCGCTGACTTTGCTGCTAACCAGCTCACAAGGATCTACCCGTACACGTTTGGTCACAAACCGAGTCTACG GTCTGTGTATCTCCATAACAACAAGTTGACTGATGCAGGACTTCCGCATGACATGTTCAATGCTTCTGACAAGCTGGAGGTCCTTACCATGTCCAGCAACTTTCTGCAAGTGGTCCCCACCAACCTGCCCCCCAGCCTGCTTCGCCTCCATCTAAAG AATAACAAGTTGGAGAAAATTCCAGCAGGCGTTTTTGACAACATGCCGCATCTACGAGAGCTTTATCTGCAGAACAACCTGCTCGGCAATGATGGCATGGACAATGAAACATTCAG TCGGCTCGGTAGCCTCGAGTGTCTGGACCTGTCAAATAACAACCTGACTGTTGTTCCGAAGGGTTTGCCACGCAACCTGGTGCTGCTGCATCTGGACAGGAACTCCATCCACAGCATCCCTGGAGATGTTCTGGCATCTGTCCGGAACCTGGAGTATCTGCTTCTTCACCACAACAAGCTGCGGTCCCGCTCTATTCACCCTGTTGCCTTTCAG GGATTGAAGAAGCTCCACACTTTGCACATGTACAACAACCTGCTGGAGCGCATTCCCAGGGGTCTGCCTCGAAGAGCTAAAACGCTGATGCTCCTCCACAACTCTATATCCGAGATCGGCCGGAATGACCTGGCTCTTCTCTTCACCCTGACGGAGCTTAACCTCAGCTACAACAAGCTGACAACCCCCAAAATCCACCGTGATGCTTTCAGGAAACTGCGCATACTGGAAACCCTGGATCTGTCAGGAAACAGACTACAAATTATGCCTTTGGGTCTTCCTCGCAGCCTGCGTATCCTCAGCATCAAGAACAATGAGCTCACCTCCATCCCACACGGAGCGATGGCAGgcatggagaagctgcagaagcTGATCCTGAGTGAAAACCACCTGAAGCTGAACTCTGTTTACCAGGGGGCCTGGATGGAGCTGAGCGCGCTCACG ACGTTGGACCTCTCCGATAACCAGCTGACGCACATCCCCGCTGACCTGCCTGAAACTCTGGAGTATCTTTATCTGCAGAAGAACCGCATCTCCAGCATTCCTGCTTCAGCCTTTGAAGGGACACCAAACATCAGAGGCATTTTCTTGCG CTTCAACCGACTGTCTGCAGCCTCGTTTGATGAAGCCTCTTTTTCCTACCTGACCAAACTGCAGGTTTTGGATGTTGGTCAAGGAAACCCGGACCTCTTTGCTCAAAGGAAGGAAACAGAAGGTGGGGCACTGACTAAGGAGGATGAGGAAACATAG